In Arachis hypogaea cultivar Tifrunner chromosome 17, arahy.Tifrunner.gnm2.J5K5, whole genome shotgun sequence, a single window of DNA contains:
- the LOC114924002 gene encoding probable F-box protein At4g22165, translating into MGDDIDGWANIHDYILKEIAEHFYSYDDFIQLRLVCKQWSLKLPDISSEILWLVVPEESSSTHIYEDEEIYHLMNLPIADEVPLDIQSLDEDEIHHLKLPEMQNKLIRGSFGGWLIVLDMYQCSMYMLNAFTKVRLDLPPLSTFPDIIDYNPNNYGFEYTVWNWYNDNGDNLRISRSFKNSTQVWKVIINSCPSNDNKDFLAVAIYGPRCTLAFYKPNDKRWLDLLTRKPSFHDVISFHDVIFFGEKIYAVDEDGQLYEFDTNTKSGPAGGIHEAKPPSDAAVGPYQLKYLVGCANGSLLMLARHFMPVSHWTSKFDIYELKKNAKEWSRLDSLKNYVLMIGLNSSVQMLPASLQTKGNQIYFTDNLLELKPYRAEYQDIGIFNLDRGSCHFLLCEEKFMCPPVWCYSSSFL; encoded by the coding sequence ATTCGTACGATGATTTCATCCAACTTCGTTTAGTTTGCAAGCAATGGAGCTTGAAACTTCCAGATATCTCCAGCGAGATTTTGTGGCTGGTGGTACCTGAAGAATCTTCCAGTACTCATATTTATGAAGACGAGGAGATCTACCATCTCATGAACTTACCTATTGCTGATGAAGTACCGCTTGATATTCAGTCTCTTGATGAAGACGAGATCCACCATCTCAAGCTACCAGAGATGCAGAACAAATTGATCCGTGGTTCTTTTGGTGGATGGTTGATCGTCCTGGATATGTACCAATGTTCGATGTATATGTTAAATGCATTTACAAAGGTCCGTTTAGATCTTCCTCCACTATCAACTTTTCCGGATATAATTGACTACAATCCTAACAATTATGGCTTTGAATATACTGTTTGGAATTGGTATAATGACAATGGGGATAATTTGCGGATATCGAGGAGTTTCAAAAATAGTACCCAGGTTTGGAAGGTTATTATAAATTCATGTCCTAGCAATGACAATAAAGATTTTTTGGCAGTGGCCATATATGGACCTCGTTGTACATTAGCCTTTTACAAACCAAATGATAAGAGATGGTTAGATCTTTTAACTAGAAAACCGTCGTTTCATGATGTCATATCGTTTCATGATGTCATATTTTTTGGAGAGAAGATATATGCAGTAGACGAAGATGGCCAGCTATACGAATTTGATACAAACACAAAATCAGGGCCTGCAGGTGGTATTCATGAAGCCAAACCTCCCTCTGATGCTGCGGTGGGTCCTTACCAGCTTAAATATTTGGTTGGGTGTGCTAACGGAAGTTTATTGATGTTGGCGAGACATTTTATGCCTGTAAGTCACTGGACTTCCAAATTTGATATCTATGAATTAAAGAAGAATGCAAAAGAATGGTCCAGACTAGATAGTTTGAAAAATTACGTACTGATGATTGGACTCAACTCTTCTGTTCAAATGCTGCCTGCAAGTCTTCAAACCAAAGGAAATCAAATCTACTTTACAGATAACCTATTAGAATTGAAACCGTACCGTGCCGAATATCAAGATATTGGCATCTTCAACTTGGACCGTGGAAGTTGTCATTTTCTATTATGCGAAGAAAAGTTCATGTGTCCTCCTGTCTGGTGTTATTCTAGCTCATTTCTTtag